GGGCACCCGGCTCGCGGTCGCTCGCGCCACCGCCAGCCGCACCGCGGAGGTGTGCCAGCCGGTGATCGCGTCCACCATTCCGGTCGCGAGCAGGGCGGAAACCTCGCTCGCCACCTCGTGTGGCGGCCTGCCGCCGTCGATATTCGTAGTACGAATTTCGCGACCGAGAATTCCTGTGCCCCGGTTGATTTCGTCGACGGCCAGCGAAATCGCCGCGTCGCACGAGGGGGCCACGATACCGCCGGGACCCTGCATCGGAACGATGTTCAGGATCTCGATAGTGCCCTCGGGGCTCTCGCCGAACGCTGACATTCGGTACTCTTCTTCTCGTTCGAGCGAAATTCATGGCAGGCAGGAAATAACAATGACGACCATTGTAAGCGGATATTCGACGCTGCATGGTGCGCTGCGTGCCGCAGAACGCGGTTGGCTGCGTCACTTGGACGCAGCACTGTGTGCCAGGCAGCTCACGGCCGATCAGTGGTCGATGCTGTCGAATCTCTCCAGCGAGACCGGCATCACGATGAGCGAGCTTGCGGCCAGGTCACAGCTGGCGCCGTCCTCGGCGACCAGGCACGCGGACTACCTGGCCGAGCGCGGTCTGATCTTCCGGCTCGCCGCACAGGACGACCGCAGGCGGATCCTGATCGGGCTCAGCAGGCTCGGCGCGGAACTCGTCGCGTCGGTGCGCGCCGAAGAGGCGCGCGCGGAACAGGAACTGCGCGCCCGGATCGGTGCGCGCCGTTATGCGGACCTCATGCGACTGCTGGAACTCGTTTCCGTGAATCCGGGGTAAGCGCGCATTCATCCGATGTATGTCCAGAACGTCCGATCTGTGATCGGCGGTGTCTTCGCTTGTCCGCCAAACCGTTCCACCCGGAACTAACCGGCGGTGCCGGGCATTCGAACCGAATCGCGGATTGTTTCGCGGCCATGTGAGTGGCCGTTCATTGCGGCCGCGCAATAGCCGGGCGCGGCTGCGGCTCGGCGGTGCCGCCGTGGGGTCTGTCGGCCCGCTGGAGCCATCGGCCCGCCCCGGGCGACTAACTCGTCCATCTTTCCTTTTTTGTCGGCACAGCGGCAGGCCGGGCTCGGCCGGCCGGTTGTGTTGCCATCGGCCGGATTGGGTTGTGCGGGTTGAGCATTGATTTGGTCGGACGACCGACCAGTTAATTATGGAGTAGCCAAATTCTATTTAAATGAAGTCCGGAGCGAGGCGACTTCGTTTAATTTCCCGACACGCCGGGTCGGATCGTCACGCGCCACGTGACAGTTGGCATGATCACGTGCGCTAAGTCATCCATGGATCGACCTACAAACAGGAGGAACAATGCTGCTGCCCGTGGTTGGAAGTATGGCCGGTGCCGCTATTGCTGCGCTTACCGTCATCCTCGGCATCATCATCGCGGTCATCTAGCACTCCGTTCGGACCGAGTTCGTGAAACTGCCTCCGGTGTGAGGCGACCTCGGCTAAGTTCCTGAAATGTCGAGGTAGTTCGACATCTCTGATATCCGCAGCGGCACTCCGTCGCTGTGCGATCACTAGCTCTACCGACAACAGGAGGAACAATGCTTCTGCCCGTGGTTGGAAGTATGGCCGGTGCTGCCATTGCGGCTCTTACCGTGATCCTCGGCATCATCATCGCGGTCATCTAGCTTCCCAGCTGGCTGAGCTCTCCCCCGCCTCTCGTCCGAGGCGATCCTCGGCCGATTTCCTCTCCGGCCGAGATGGTTTGACATTCTGAAATCGAGAGTGGCATGATCGCCGCTGCTCGATTAAATGGTTCAACCGACAAACAGGAGGAACAATGCTTCTGCCCGGTGTTGGTAGTTTTCTGGGTGCAGCCGTCGCGGCCCTGGGTGTGATTCTGGGGATCATCGTCGCGGTCATCTAGTCAGCGCCTTCGGCACTGCTAGCTGAGATCGCCACCGCCTCGCCTCTGAGGCGCCCTCGATCCGAATTCTGTGTGATCGAGGATGTTCGACAATCAATGGATCGACCGACAAACAGGAGAAACAATGCTTCTGCCCGGTGTTGGTAGTTTCTTGGGTGCTGCCGTTGCGGCCCTCGGCGTGATTCTCGGCATCATCGTCGCCGTCATCTAGTTGGCGCCGCCCGGCTTCATCGTGCCGGGCTTCATGAGGAATCGGACTACTTCCAGCTGGAGTCTCCGAGCCTGTTGAAATCTGCATCGCCTCGACTGCGAGGCGTCCTCGACGAGCATTCGATACGTCGAGGTAGTTCGACAGACTGAATGCCACTGAGCTGGCATCATCACTACTTTTCCGACAGTGGTTAGACCGACAAACAGGAGGAACAATGCTTCTGCCCGGTGTTGGTAGTTTCTTGGGTGCAGCCGTGGCGGCCCTGGGCGTGATTCTCGGAATCATCGTCGCCGTCGTCTAGTTGTCACCTCTGACTGGCTACTGATCCAGTCAGCACAGAACGAAATCGTGCCGGACGACTGCAGCGTCCGGCACGCTTCTTTTTATCCGGCGAAGTTTGTCTCCCGGGGATTGCTGTAGCCGAACAGTGAAATAGATTCTGTTCATTTCAGGGCGGTGCGAATGGCTCCCGACGACGTAGCTCGGGGCATCCGGCGGGTGCCGGTCGTGGGGGCGTACGCGGGGCTCGAATACCACCGGTGCGGGGCATATCGTGCGCGGCCGGCTTTCGGGTGCCCGGGGACGTCTTCCGTGCGCACAGCGCTGATCGCCGCAGCGCCGCGGTTCTCCTTCGGGTCGCGTAACCTGTTGGCCCCCAGACGCATCGGAGGACCGGGGCGGCCCGTACACAGGCCACACCCGGTCCTCCGGACCGTCGAACTATCGGTGGTGGGGAACTACTCCTGCACGCCCATGCCGTGCGCGAGGGTCGGCCAGGACAGCTTCAGCTCATCCTGCCAGTAGCCCCACGAATGCGTCCCGGTGTCGTGGATGGTGAAGGTGGCCGGAATGCCCAGCGAATCCAGTTTCGTCTTCAGATTCTGGGTGCAGTGTGCCGTGGCCGCCTCGATCAGACCGCCGATGATGATCTGATTGGCCAGACCGTTCGGGCCGGGCTGCGTATGCGGTCCGTCCAGGGTGTCGTAACGACCCGGCATGCCATTACCGGAGGAGATATACAGTTCGGTGCCGCGCAGGCCTTCCGCGTTGACGTAGGGGTCGTTGGCGACCCATTCCCGGGAACCGGTCGGCCCCCACATGTTCTCGTGGCTGGCGCCGCCGTATCCGTCGACGACGAACTTCACGAATCGCGAACCGAGCGGGTCGCTGGTCTGCGCGCAACCGCTGTATGCGGCCGCCACGTTGTAGAGACCCGGTTTGGCGATGGGCAGTGCGAGCACGGTGGTCGCGGAGGTCGAGATGCCCGCGATGCCGTTCACGCCATTCGTGCCGAGTGCCGCATCGATGATCGGCGGCAACTCTTCGGTCAGATAGGTCTTCCATTTGTTGCGGCCGAGTACCGGATCGTCCTTGATCCAGTCGGTGTAGTAACTGAACATCCCGCCGATCGGCAGGATCAGGTTCACGTTTTTGTCCGCCATGAACGCGCGGGCGTCGCTTTGCGCCTGCCAGGAAGCGATGTCGATACCGCCGCCCGCACCGCTCAGCAGATACAGGCTCGGGCGCGGCTTGGACGTATCGGCGGGGCGCTGGATTTCGACCGGAAAGGTCTTGTCCATCGCCGCAGAATAAACCTGAAGTCGGATATTGCGGTCGTCGATGGTCTCTGTGTCGGTTATCCGAGATCCATCCGGCGCGGTAACCGAAGTGGTCAGCAGTTTTGCATCGGTGGCCGGGTCGGCCGTTGCCGCCGATACACCCAGTGCGGTCATAGCGCAGGCGAGCAGTCCGGTCGCCGCGATGGAGGCTACGGAACGTGATCTGCGGGAGTTGTGTGCTTCTGCGTTTACGCTCCAATTCATAGGACAAGCTTTTAGCACGCCGTTCGGATCGCACATGCGGCGACACGAAGCAATGTCCGAATTACGTAGAATCCTCGACAAACTGGTCAGTTGTCACAGGCGGGGTTCCGGAAGCTGCCAAGGGGCGCAACGTTCTTCGCCGCACCAACGGCCGCCGGTCGTCCGCGGTGGAAATCTCCGGGGTAATTCGCCACGTCCGGCCGCGAATGCGCGTACATATCCGGGTGCGAATCGGACGCACTTGGTACTTCATGGAAGTCCTTGGGTACCATCTGCGCCGGGGTATTCAGCCCCGACATCCGATCGAGCTCTCCGAAGGGTGAATTCATGAAGATGCTCAACCCGCGTTACGCCTTCGCTTCTCTCGCCATCACCGGTATCGCCGCCGGCGCCTCGCTGTTCGGCACCGGAATTGCCGCGGCGGATATGATCGACGATCTCGCTCCGCTGCTGAGCTCGGAATGCTCCTTCAAGCAGATCGACGCCGCGATCCATCAGGACGCGCCGGAGATGGCCGCGAAGCTCGACGCCTCGCCGGTGCAGAAAATGGCGCTGGAGGCGGCCTACAACATGCCGACCGACGTGCGGGTGAAGACGTTCCAGGAGTTCACCGCGCAGAAGAAGAGTGGCGTGGAGACCCCGCTCGACGCCATGAGCCCGGACCTGGGCGACAAGATGACGAAGATCAGCACTTCCTGCAAGTCGTTCCCGCAGTCGTAGTTTCGCGCTAGGAACTACTCGGGCACTCGCGCTGTTCGACGGACAGTGGGTGGGCAGGTCGGCGTTCGCGCCTCGGCGGGGACGCCACCGGCCCTGCCCTCGCCCGACCCCCGGCGGGTCGGCTGTCCATCGCCGCGGTGCACGCGTGCCTAGGATCGCAGGCATGCCCGTTTCCACTACTGCTGCCACGGCCACCGGATTGTGCGCGTTCGTCGACGACTCGCCCTCGCCCTTCCACGTCTGCCGAACGGTGGCAGCGGAACTGGAAGCCGCCGGGTTCACCCGGCTGGCCGAGGCGGACCCGTGGCCGGCGGACGGGTCCGGTAAGCATTTCGTGGTGCGCGGTGGTTCGCTGATCGCCTGGTCCGCCGCCGATGCCGCGGGGGTGACGCCGTTCCGAGTGGTCGGCGCGCACACCGACAGCCCGAATCTGCGCGTCAAACAGCATCCGGATCTGGCGTCCGCGGGCTGGCAACTGGTCGGATTGGAGCCCTACGGCGGCGCGTGGCTGAATTCCTGGCTGGACCGCGAACTCGGGATCTCCGGGCGACTGAGCGTGCGCGACGGAGATGCGGTGCGCGAGAAGCTGGTTCGCATCGATGAGCCGATTCTGCGGGTGCCGCAGCTGGCCATTCACCTGTCCGACGATCGCAAGGGCGTCGCGCTGGATCCGCAGCGGCACGTGAACGCGGTATGGGGTGTCGGCCGCGAGCCGCGCTCGTTCCTCGAATTCGTCGCCGAGCACGCCGATCTCGACCCCGCCGCGGTGCTCGGCTGGGAACTGATGACGCACGACCTGGCGCCGAGCCGGATCGTCGGCCGCGACCTCGATCTGGTCAGCGCACCACGCCTGGACAACCAGGGCACCTGCTACGCCGGCCTGCAGGCCTTCCTCGCCGCGGTGGCCGAGCCGGGGGCCGCGATTCCGGTGCTCGTCATGTTCGACCACGAGGAGGTCGGCAGCCAGTCCGATCGCGGCGCCCAGTCCGATCTGCTGCCCCGCGTGCTGGAACGGATCGTGCTCACCCGCGGCGGCGACCGCACCGAATACCTTGCCTCGCTGGCCGATTCGGTGGTCGCCTCCGGCGATATGGCGCATGCGACGCATCCGAACTACCCGGAGCGGCACGAGCCCGCGCACCGGATCGCGGTGAACGGCGGGCCGGTGCTCAAGGTCAACCAGAATCTGCGCTACGCCACCGATGCGGCCGGAGCCGGCGCGTTCGCACTGGCCTGCGCGCAGGCCGGAGTTCCGTTGCAGCGCTACGTGCATCGCGCCGATCTGCCCTGCGGCTCGACGATCGGCCCGATGACGGCCGCGGGCACCGGCATCACGACGGTCGACGTCGGCGCGGCTCAGCTGGCGATGCATTCGGCACGCGAAGTGATGGGCGCCGCGGACGTGCCCGCCTATGCCGCGGCGCTGGCCGCCTTCCTCACGCCCGCCGTCACCGGGCGGTAGGTGAGCACGGCGACGACGAAGACGGCGAGGGTGGCCAGCACATAGCTGCTGCCGATGAGCTGCTGCCACCACGCCCAGTCGAGTTCCTTGTCGTCGGAGTGCGGCAGCAACCACTGCGGTCCGATCAGGAACATGACGGTCAGTGCGCCGACGCAGCCGAGGAACACCGGCGAACGTTTGCCGCGCACGATCACGTCCGCGGTCACCACCGCGGCGGGCGCGATCCACACCCAGTGGTGCGACCAGGAGACCGGCGAAACCAGCAGCACCGCGGCCGCATTCACCAGCAGTGCGGCCACGGTGGCGCCCGCGTCGATCAGCCTGCGCATCCAGACCGCGGCCAGCGCGACCGCGACCAGCGACAGCGCGATCCACAGCACGGTGGCCGCCGAGTCGGGGAGTCCGAGCCGGAACGCCATACCCTTGATCGACTGGTTGCCCGCGAAGTAGGGCGGGCCGATCCGGCCGGTGTCGGCCAGCGTGTGGAACCAGTATTCGGTCGAATCGCTCGGGAACAACAGGAAACCCAGCCCCACCGCGGCGATCGCCGAGACGATCAGCGTGCCCGCCGCCTTCCAGTCCTTGCGCAGCAGGAAGTACAGCAGGTACCCGCCGGGGATCAGCTTCACCGACACCGCGATGCCGATCAGCATGCCGCGCGGCCAGAACGGCTTGCGCACCAGGCAATCCAGCGTGACGGCGGCCATCAGCACCAGGTTGATCTGGCCGAAACCGAAGGTCTGGCGCAGGGGTTCGAAGGTTTGCAGCAGCGCGACCGCGCCGATCACCAGTGTCCACATGGTGGCCCTGGGCAGCCCCGGCCGGATCCGCGCGAGCACCAGCCACAGCGTGATGGCCAGGCTCGCCAGCGAACTCGTCAGCACGATCACCTCGGCGACCGGCAGCGCGATCAGCGCGAGCGGGGCGAAGAACAGCGCGGCCAGCGGGGGATAGGTGAACGGCAGGCCGATGCCCGCCACCGGCGGCATCGGGCCGTACAGCTCGCCGTCGTCGAGCCAGACCCGGGCACCGTTGCGGTACACCTGAAGATCGATGTAGCCGGACCACCAGTGCACGGCCAGCGACAGCACCGCGGACGCGGCGAACAGGCCGATGGCGAGCAGGAGCCAGCGCAGTTGGTCACCGGACAGCGGAACGCGCACCTGGGCAGTCGACTCGGTGGTGGTGCCATCCT
This genomic stretch from Nocardia brasiliensis ATCC 700358 harbors:
- a CDS encoding M18 family aminopeptidase, which produces MPVSTTAATATGLCAFVDDSPSPFHVCRTVAAELEAAGFTRLAEADPWPADGSGKHFVVRGGSLIAWSAADAAGVTPFRVVGAHTDSPNLRVKQHPDLASAGWQLVGLEPYGGAWLNSWLDRELGISGRLSVRDGDAVREKLVRIDEPILRVPQLAIHLSDDRKGVALDPQRHVNAVWGVGREPRSFLEFVAEHADLDPAAVLGWELMTHDLAPSRIVGRDLDLVSAPRLDNQGTCYAGLQAFLAAVAEPGAAIPVLVMFDHEEVGSQSDRGAQSDLLPRVLERIVLTRGGDRTEYLASLADSVVASGDMAHATHPNYPERHEPAHRIAVNGGPVLKVNQNLRYATDAAGAGAFALACAQAGVPLQRYVHRADLPCGSTIGPMTAAGTGITTVDVGAAQLAMHSAREVMGAADVPAYAAALAAFLTPAVTGR
- a CDS encoding hemophore-related protein, giving the protein MKMLNPRYAFASLAITGIAAGASLFGTGIAAADMIDDLAPLLSSECSFKQIDAAIHQDAPEMAAKLDASPVQKMALEAAYNMPTDVRVKTFQEFTAQKKSGVETPLDAMSPDLGDKMTKISTSCKSFPQS
- a CDS encoding alpha/beta hydrolase; translation: MTALGVSAATADPATDAKLLTTSVTAPDGSRITDTETIDDRNIRLQVYSAAMDKTFPVEIQRPADTSKPRPSLYLLSGAGGGIDIASWQAQSDARAFMADKNVNLILPIGGMFSYYTDWIKDDPVLGRNKWKTYLTEELPPIIDAALGTNGVNGIAGISTSATTVLALPIAKPGLYNVAAAYSGCAQTSDPLGSRFVKFVVDGYGGASHENMWGPTGSREWVANDPYVNAEGLRGTELYISSGNGMPGRYDTLDGPHTQPGPNGLANQIIIGGLIEAATAHCTQNLKTKLDSLGIPATFTIHDTGTHSWGYWQDELKLSWPTLAHGMGVQE
- a CDS encoding glycosyltransferase 87 family protein, with protein sequence MNERSGIADSAEPVVAKAGPVAEHDGQDGTTTESTAQVRVPLSGDQLRWLLLAIGLFAASAVLSLAVHWWSGYIDLQVYRNGARVWLDDGELYGPMPPVAGIGLPFTYPPLAALFFAPLALIALPVAEVIVLTSSLASLAITLWLVLARIRPGLPRATMWTLVIGAVALLQTFEPLRQTFGFGQINLVLMAAVTLDCLVRKPFWPRGMLIGIAVSVKLIPGGYLLYFLLRKDWKAAGTLIVSAIAAVGLGFLLFPSDSTEYWFHTLADTGRIGPPYFAGNQSIKGMAFRLGLPDSAATVLWIALSLVAVALAAVWMRRLIDAGATVAALLVNAAAVLLVSPVSWSHHWVWIAPAAVVTADVIVRGKRSPVFLGCVGALTVMFLIGPQWLLPHSDDKELDWAWWQQLIGSSYVLATLAVFVVAVLTYRPVTAGVRKAASAAA
- a CDS encoding MarR family winged helix-turn-helix transcriptional regulator, whose protein sequence is MTTIVSGYSTLHGALRAAERGWLRHLDAALCARQLTADQWSMLSNLSSETGITMSELAARSQLAPSSATRHADYLAERGLIFRLAAQDDRRRILIGLSRLGAELVASVRAEEARAEQELRARIGARRYADLMRLLELVSVNPG